A region of Paenibacillus thiaminolyticus DNA encodes the following proteins:
- a CDS encoding phosphoenolpyruvate synthase — protein sequence MNCVNLDRVNRTHLPIAGGKGANLGELRQAGFPVPPGFCITTSVYDAVVGQSARMDSFYEKLSLLKAEDYKEIRSLSQRMRQHIIGLPIPDEMIEDILGAWREMGDHPVVAVRSSATAEDLPTASFAGQQDTFLNVTGERQLFEAIRQCWSSLFSERAIAYRINSGFDHRSVRLAVIVQLLIVPDVSGVMFTADPITGNRRVISIDASFGLGEALVSGLVNPDLYQVRQGEIVKKQISCKQSAVCTLTGGGTAVEGIPEQKQKEQALSDEEIVTLARIGERIQAHYGSEQDIEWCLSGGQFYIVQARPITSIFPIPKASDDGLHIYFSFGHIQMMTDAMSPAGMSIWQTPRERAFVGEGRVEPLVEAGGRLFMDATRSLKDSLARKVTLQMIGKMDALIASAARQILDRFPVKEKSTSDWEGLEEMLPRLATQVLKDMLEGEGQAAYKEVEDGADHYVDICRQRLDECGGADKITYIHQNFESLGHYLMGENFHYMVASMVAQHLLELLAKWWNFDGGELITLNKSLPFNVTGEMGLELGDVADICRPYPELVAYLRNAAEDGFMEGLDAIAGGPEFKAAFAQWLERYGVRCPGEIDIMRTRWAERPYMLIPSIVGHLDSVKHGEHRERFRQGEQEAERAAGRILSQVRSREDGAFKERIVSRLITVYRSFMGLREHHKFVLVRHLALYRKVVLELGDDLAVEGVLPARDDIFFLALPEMKEILNGSFEDDVPSLIAARKESFKHYQRLQPPRVFTSEGEIIEGRLEGGDAPEGALIGLPVSPGIVEGRARVVLDPSTAALKEGEILVAPFTDPGWTPLFQQAKGLITEIGGMMTHGSVIAREYGIPAIVGVDRATTLIRDGALLRLDGTAGHVIVLEEAHTMA from the coding sequence ATGAACTGCGTTAATTTGGACCGCGTGAACCGGACTCATCTGCCGATCGCGGGCGGCAAGGGAGCCAATCTGGGAGAGCTGCGGCAAGCCGGTTTTCCCGTTCCGCCGGGATTCTGCATTACGACTTCTGTCTATGATGCGGTAGTGGGACAATCGGCTCGAATGGACTCTTTCTATGAAAAACTCAGTCTCTTGAAGGCCGAGGATTACAAGGAGATCCGATCCCTAAGCCAGCGCATGCGGCAGCATATCATCGGCTTGCCCATCCCTGATGAGATGATTGAAGACATTCTCGGCGCATGGAGAGAAATGGGCGACCATCCTGTCGTCGCCGTTCGTTCCAGCGCGACGGCGGAGGATTTGCCGACAGCTTCCTTTGCCGGGCAGCAGGATACGTTCTTGAATGTCACAGGGGAGCGGCAGCTCTTCGAGGCCATTCGGCAGTGCTGGTCCTCTCTCTTTTCCGAACGAGCTATCGCCTACCGGATTAACAGCGGCTTCGATCATCGTTCCGTCCGGCTGGCCGTCATCGTCCAGCTCCTGATCGTGCCTGACGTGTCAGGGGTCATGTTCACCGCCGATCCGATTACGGGGAACCGGCGCGTCATCTCGATTGATGCCAGCTTCGGGCTGGGGGAAGCGCTCGTATCGGGGCTCGTCAACCCTGATTTGTACCAGGTCAGGCAAGGCGAGATCGTGAAGAAGCAGATCTCGTGCAAGCAGTCGGCTGTCTGTACGCTCACCGGGGGAGGCACGGCAGTCGAAGGGATCCCCGAGCAGAAGCAGAAGGAGCAGGCGCTGTCCGATGAGGAGATTGTGACTCTGGCTCGGATAGGCGAGCGGATTCAAGCTCATTACGGGTCGGAGCAAGATATTGAATGGTGCCTGTCCGGAGGACAGTTTTACATTGTTCAGGCCAGACCGATTACTTCTATTTTTCCGATACCGAAGGCGTCTGACGATGGGCTGCATATATATTTCTCGTTCGGCCATATACAGATGATGACGGATGCGATGTCGCCCGCCGGAATGTCGATCTGGCAAACGCCGAGGGAACGGGCTTTTGTCGGGGAGGGCCGCGTGGAACCGCTGGTAGAAGCCGGCGGCCGGCTCTTCATGGATGCAACGCGTTCGCTGAAGGACAGCTTGGCCCGGAAGGTGACGCTGCAGATGATTGGCAAGATGGACGCCCTGATAGCCAGCGCGGCCAGACAAATCCTGGACCGTTTTCCGGTCAAGGAAAAGTCCACTTCCGATTGGGAGGGGCTGGAAGAGATGCTCCCCCGGCTTGCGACGCAAGTGCTTAAGGATATGCTGGAGGGAGAGGGCCAAGCGGCTTACAAGGAGGTCGAGGACGGAGCGGATCACTATGTGGATATATGCCGGCAGCGTCTGGACGAATGCGGCGGAGCCGACAAAATAACGTATATTCATCAAAATTTCGAGTCTTTAGGCCACTATTTGATGGGCGAGAACTTTCACTACATGGTGGCGTCCATGGTGGCGCAGCATCTGCTCGAGCTGCTGGCGAAATGGTGGAACTTCGACGGCGGCGAACTGATCACGCTGAACAAATCCCTGCCCTTCAATGTCACGGGCGAGATGGGACTGGAGCTGGGGGATGTGGCGGATATCTGCCGGCCTTACCCGGAGCTGGTCGCGTATTTGCGGAACGCGGCCGAGGACGGATTTATGGAGGGGCTGGACGCCATTGCCGGAGGCCCGGAATTCAAGGCGGCCTTCGCGCAGTGGCTGGAACGATACGGCGTTCGCTGCCCGGGAGAGATTGACATCATGCGAACGCGTTGGGCGGAACGGCCTTATATGCTGATCCCATCGATTGTGGGACATCTGGACAGCGTCAAGCACGGAGAGCATCGCGAACGCTTCCGCCAAGGAGAGCAGGAAGCCGAGAGGGCCGCCGGACGCATTTTGTCCCAAGTCCGCAGTCGGGAAGACGGAGCTTTCAAGGAACGGATCGTGTCCCGGCTGATTACCGTTTACCGCAGCTTCATGGGCTTGCGGGAGCATCACAAATTCGTGCTGGTCCGTCATTTGGCGCTCTATCGGAAAGTGGTGCTGGAGCTGGGCGATGATCTCGCGGTAGAGGGCGTCCTGCCCGCACGGGACGATATTTTCTTCCTGGCCTTGCCTGAAATGAAGGAAATTCTAAACGGCAGCTTCGAAGACGATGTTCCATCGCTGATCGCGGCACGCAAGGAGAGCTTCAAGCACTATCAGCGGCTCCAGCCGCCGCGCGTCTTCACGAGCGAAGGCGAGATTATCGAGGGCAGGCTGGAAGGCGGCGATGCCCCGGAAGGCGCCTTGATTGGACTGCCGGTCTCTCCAGGCATCGTCGAAGGCAGAGCGAGGGTCGTGCTTGATCCGAGCACGGCTGCGCTGAAGGAAGGCGAGATTCTGGTGGCGCCGTTCACCGATCCGGGCTGGACGCCGCTGTTCCAGCAGGCGAAGGGGCTTATCACCGAGATTGGCGGCATGATGACGCATGGCTCCGTCATCGCCCGCGAGTATGGCATTCCCGCCATCGTCGGGGTCGATCGTGCGACGACGCTCATCCGCGACGGCGCGCTGCTTCGCCTGGACGGCACCGCGGGGCATGTGATCGTGCTGGAAGAAGCGCATACTATGGCCTGA
- a CDS encoding ETX/MTX2 family pore-forming toxin, with protein sequence MRKHVLKHGLVIGLSALMLGSASAPPQVYAEASIAQEKSIGIVDVNEVLKKVGTYYYKNHLANTVANPESNGFRYTLRANPDSVTPVIDLSIEARTENIHYDSTIPIFIGENTFPNNLDEEQSYNTLKYSKTYTESTSTSISSGFKVGGAGDLGNKFILPLILEGAGKINLEYNTGSTETNTTSESYTLEVPPQPVKVPPHKTYKTVVEFSQRTYRGDVVFTGRTESTMANRSIINATGIYTGWMGMQDSKKFTYDNYLGVHYAGLTASQQQEIKNAGVQITTSGYGAAANRFSSIEVTGKGSFSGVIGAELIVTTYDVTDAKNARLVNQRTVPIELD encoded by the coding sequence ATGAGAAAACATGTTCTGAAACATGGCCTTGTCATCGGGCTTTCTGCCCTTATGCTTGGAAGCGCTTCCGCACCGCCTCAGGTTTATGCCGAAGCATCGATTGCCCAGGAAAAAAGCATCGGGATCGTAGATGTCAATGAAGTGCTTAAAAAGGTAGGCACGTATTATTATAAAAATCATCTGGCAAATACGGTTGCCAACCCGGAAAGTAACGGTTTTAGATACACGCTTCGAGCGAATCCGGATAGCGTTACGCCTGTAATCGACCTGTCTATTGAGGCGAGAACGGAAAATATACACTATGATTCAACGATACCTATATTTATCGGAGAAAACACATTTCCAAATAATTTGGATGAAGAGCAATCTTACAACACCTTGAAATACAGCAAGACGTATACAGAATCAACTTCAACCAGTATCTCCAGCGGATTTAAGGTTGGCGGAGCCGGGGATCTCGGCAATAAATTCATTCTTCCGTTGATTTTGGAGGGCGCAGGCAAAATCAATCTGGAGTACAACACAGGCAGTACAGAAACCAATACAACAAGTGAATCCTACACGTTGGAAGTCCCGCCGCAGCCCGTGAAGGTTCCCCCGCATAAAACGTATAAAACGGTAGTGGAGTTCAGTCAAAGAACGTATCGCGGAGATGTCGTATTTACAGGCCGGACAGAAAGCACGATGGCTAATCGCAGCATCATCAACGCGACCGGCATATATACGGGTTGGATGGGCATGCAAGATAGCAAGAAATTCACCTACGACAATTACCTGGGGGTACATTATGCCGGCCTGACAGCCAGTCAGCAGCAAGAAATCAAAAATGCCGGAGTTCAGATTACTACAAGTGGTTACGGAGCTGCAGCTAATCGCTTTTCTTCTATTGAAGTAACCGGGAAAGGTTCCTTTTCCGGCGTAATTGGCGCCGAGCTAATCGTCACAACCTATGATGTGACGGATGCGAAGAATGCCCGGCTTGTAAATCAACGTACAGTTCCCATTGAGCTTGACTGA
- a CDS encoding LCP family protein — MIKKYWKHALVVLLVLLIGSVGYYIWAMYNSLNSLQKPPDQSRFAPVVNNLPEPKEVEPPRWEGSERVNILLLGGDSRGMNPNEVPRSDSLLLASFDPATDKAHLFSILRDTYVDIPGFGQDRINAALAYGGPELAMKTVGNLTGLDIQYYVYTDFQGFIQLIDAIGGVEFDVEKDMKYTSKADNHEFDIDLKKGKQMLNGKTALMYVRFRYDAMSDFARTKRQRELLTAVADKLKSAWSIIQLPALINKVSPYVETNLTADDLIKLAALGYDSTIGQSHQLPPMDNVADLMVNQSAVLQVLDQDRLKQYIQDALNDKLEDSASGENNDNKGDTSP; from the coding sequence ATGATCAAAAAGTATTGGAAGCACGCACTCGTTGTATTGCTCGTACTGCTCATTGGCAGCGTCGGTTACTACATCTGGGCGATGTACAATAGTCTGAACAGCCTCCAGAAGCCGCCGGATCAGTCCCGCTTCGCGCCAGTCGTGAACAACCTCCCCGAACCGAAGGAGGTCGAGCCGCCGAGATGGGAAGGCTCGGAGCGCGTCAATATTTTGCTGCTGGGCGGCGACTCGCGGGGGATGAATCCGAATGAGGTCCCTCGTTCGGATTCGCTGCTGCTCGCTTCATTCGATCCCGCCACGGACAAAGCGCATCTGTTCTCCATTCTCCGGGATACGTACGTCGATATTCCCGGGTTCGGCCAGGATCGCATCAATGCCGCTCTCGCCTACGGCGGACCGGAGCTGGCGATGAAGACGGTCGGCAATCTGACCGGATTGGACATCCAGTATTACGTGTATACCGATTTTCAAGGCTTTATCCAGTTAATCGATGCGATTGGCGGGGTGGAATTCGATGTCGAGAAGGATATGAAGTATACGAGCAAGGCGGACAACCACGAATTCGATATTGATCTGAAAAAAGGAAAACAGATGTTGAACGGCAAAACTGCACTCATGTATGTACGATTCCGGTATGATGCCATGTCCGACTTCGCCCGGACGAAGCGCCAGCGCGAGCTGCTGACGGCGGTGGCCGACAAGCTCAAGTCCGCCTGGTCGATCATTCAGCTTCCGGCGCTCATCAATAAGGTCTCCCCTTATGTGGAGACCAATCTGACCGCCGATGATCTCATCAAGCTGGCCGCGCTCGGATATGACAGTACGATCGGCCAGAGCCATCAGCTTCCGCCGATGGACAATGTGGCGGACCTGATGGTCAATCAGTCCGCCGTGCTTCAAGTCCTGGACCAGGACCGGCTGAAGCAGTACATTCAAGATGCTCTGAACGATAAGCTCGAGGACTCCGCATCGGGAGAAAACAACGACAATAAAGGAGATACATCCCCATGA
- a CDS encoding beta-channel forming cytolysin — protein MIKKKKRPQVFLKSITAVAILLGSLTLNGASVSAQVAKNSPIDIGQGAKVYNNLSTRFGNEKIKTSLSVSFIDDPHSNKQIAVITTEGSNIDADRKISFPEQDTYPGYYRATLHWASSYRIAMELNGSGDFFKVSPTNTIDKKTVSSTIGYTIGGTIGSIPNSSNNWSTSVSYEQADYKTNLRTDTNKKVEWTVPFVSAMNQGWGPYNRDSFTVNYGNELFSKSRNGQVWAKDNFLSSDQMPALAAYSFSPAVVAVVIADKTDSTSQLTVHLGRTQDSYKLQWHNELFGLGFWVGSNDKDTSHSTFTTKYILDWTNHKLIEIN, from the coding sequence ATGATAAAAAAGAAAAAAAGGCCGCAAGTATTTTTGAAAAGTATAACCGCAGTTGCTATTCTACTAGGATCCCTAACATTGAATGGAGCATCTGTCTCTGCACAAGTAGCGAAAAATTCTCCAATCGATATTGGACAAGGCGCCAAGGTATACAATAACTTATCTACAAGGTTTGGCAATGAAAAAATAAAAACCTCTCTTTCTGTTTCCTTCATTGACGATCCCCATAGTAATAAGCAAATTGCAGTCATTACGACAGAAGGAAGCAACATTGATGCGGACAGAAAAATCTCTTTTCCTGAGCAGGATACGTATCCAGGGTATTATAGAGCGACATTGCATTGGGCATCTTCTTATCGGATAGCAATGGAATTAAACGGAAGCGGGGATTTTTTCAAGGTATCTCCTACGAATACAATTGATAAAAAAACGGTATCCTCTACCATTGGATATACCATTGGCGGTACAATAGGCAGTATCCCGAACAGCAGTAACAATTGGTCAACCTCCGTTTCTTATGAACAAGCAGACTACAAGACGAATTTAAGAACCGATACCAATAAAAAAGTGGAATGGACGGTTCCGTTTGTTTCTGCTATGAACCAAGGGTGGGGACCCTATAATAGGGATTCATTTACTGTGAATTATGGCAATGAGCTTTTTAGTAAATCTCGTAACGGCCAAGTTTGGGCAAAAGATAATTTTCTTTCTAGCGATCAGATGCCTGCTTTGGCGGCCTATAGCTTTTCTCCTGCCGTAGTCGCCGTTGTCATTGCCGATAAAACGGATTCCACTTCTCAATTAACTGTACATTTAGGAAGAACGCAAGACAGTTATAAGCTGCAATGGCATAATGAACTATTTGGTCTTGGTTTTTGGGTAGGAAGCAATGACAAAGACACCTCCCATTCAACCTTTACTACAAAATATATACTTGATTGGACAAATCATAAGTTAATAGAGATAAATTAA
- a CDS encoding D-alanine--D-alanine ligase, which yields MQAIKVGVIMGGVSSERQVSLMTGKEMMAHLDEKYDPIPIELNSTEELIDKVKGVDIALLALHGKYGEDGTVQGTLETIGIPYTGSGVLSSSLCMDKELTKKIIRFEGLATPDWKLISSLDGLDTAEAGRQLGYPVVVKPNTGGSSIGVQIADGPDRLRQAVADALAWDREVLLEQYIAGEEITCAVLNGVLLPTVSIKAQAHFFDYSSKYCDGGAEEEVIELPEPCGKAVREAALRIYQAMKCSVYARIDMMLADGVPYVLEVNTLPGLTKNSLLPKSAKAAGLSYSRLLDEIITHSLHTRTTKEAGLPGR from the coding sequence ATGCAGGCGATAAAAGTCGGCGTGATCATGGGAGGCGTCTCCTCTGAGCGCCAAGTGTCGCTCATGACGGGGAAGGAAATGATGGCGCATCTGGATGAGAAATATGATCCGATACCCATTGAACTGAATTCAACGGAAGAGCTTATCGACAAGGTCAAAGGGGTGGATATCGCCCTATTGGCGCTGCATGGCAAATACGGCGAGGACGGAACGGTGCAGGGCACGCTGGAAACGATCGGCATCCCATATACCGGTTCCGGCGTCTTATCCAGCAGCCTGTGCATGGATAAAGAGCTGACGAAGAAAATCATCCGCTTCGAGGGATTGGCGACGCCGGACTGGAAGTTAATTTCTTCGCTCGATGGGCTGGATACGGCGGAAGCCGGGCGGCAACTCGGCTATCCCGTCGTCGTGAAGCCGAATACGGGCGGCTCCAGCATCGGCGTGCAGATTGCGGACGGCCCGGACCGTCTGCGTCAAGCCGTGGCGGACGCGCTGGCGTGGGACCGGGAAGTGCTGCTGGAGCAATATATTGCCGGCGAAGAAATTACGTGCGCGGTGCTGAATGGAGTGTTGCTGCCCACGGTATCGATCAAGGCCCAGGCTCATTTCTTCGACTATTCATCCAAATATTGCGACGGCGGGGCGGAGGAGGAAGTCATTGAATTGCCCGAGCCGTGCGGCAAGGCGGTTCGCGAGGCCGCCCTCCGCATCTATCAGGCCATGAAGTGCAGCGTGTATGCCCGCATCGACATGATGCTTGCCGATGGGGTTCCTTATGTATTGGAAGTGAACACGCTTCCGGGGTTGACCAAGAACAGCCTGCTCCCGAAAAGCGCCAAAGCGGCGGGCCTGTCGTACAGTCGGCTGCTGGATGAAATCATAACGCATTCTTTGCATACAAGAACGACAAAAGAAGCAGGTCTCCCCGGGCGGTAA
- a CDS encoding glutamate-1-semialdehyde 2,1-aminomutase translates to MTTNRQRSAQLYEEALQHIVGGVNSPSRSFKAVGGGAPVFMDRAQGAHFWDVDGNRYIDYLAAYGPIITGHAHPHVTEAIVRAAQNGTLYGTPTELEIKLALMLKEAVPSMDKVRFVNSGTEAVMTTIRVARAYTKREKVIKFAGCYHGHSDLVLVAAGSGPSTLGVPDSAGIPASIAQEVITVPFNDLDSLQAALERWGDEVAAVMVEPIVGNFGMVMPKPGFLEGLCRLARANGSLVIYDEVISAFRFHYGSTQTYAAFPDHAAIEPDLTAMGKIIGGGLPIGAYGGRKHVMEQVAPLGPAYQAGTMAGNPASISAGIACLEVLSEPGVYERMEELTVRLTEGIQEGADRYGIPLTINRIRGSFSTHFCDHPVTNYDEAQDTDSEAFAAFFRHMLDQGICLAPSKYEAWFLTTAHTGEDIERTVEAAHESFRRMKL, encoded by the coding sequence ATGACTACGAACCGACAACGTTCCGCCCAATTGTATGAAGAAGCGCTGCAGCATATCGTCGGAGGCGTGAACAGTCCGTCCCGCTCCTTCAAGGCAGTAGGCGGCGGCGCTCCCGTCTTCATGGATCGCGCGCAGGGCGCTCATTTCTGGGATGTGGACGGGAACCGGTACATCGATTATTTGGCCGCTTACGGCCCGATTATTACGGGGCATGCCCACCCTCACGTGACGGAAGCAATCGTGCGGGCCGCCCAGAACGGCACGCTCTACGGCACGCCGACCGAGCTGGAGATCAAGCTGGCCCTCATGCTGAAGGAAGCGGTCCCTTCCATGGACAAGGTCCGCTTCGTCAACTCCGGCACCGAGGCCGTCATGACGACGATCCGGGTCGCCCGCGCCTACACGAAGCGCGAGAAGGTCATCAAGTTCGCCGGCTGCTACCACGGCCACTCCGACCTCGTGCTCGTGGCCGCCGGCTCAGGCCCGTCCACGCTCGGCGTGCCGGACAGCGCCGGCATTCCGGCCAGCATCGCCCAAGAGGTTATCACCGTGCCGTTCAATGACCTGGACAGCTTGCAGGCGGCGCTTGAGCGCTGGGGCGACGAGGTGGCCGCCGTCATGGTCGAGCCCATCGTGGGCAACTTCGGCATGGTCATGCCGAAGCCCGGCTTCCTGGAAGGGCTCTGCCGGCTCGCGCGCGCCAACGGCTCCCTCGTCATCTACGACGAGGTCATCAGCGCGTTCCGCTTCCATTACGGCTCCACGCAGACGTACGCCGCCTTCCCGGATCATGCGGCCATCGAGCCGGATCTGACCGCGATGGGCAAGATTATCGGCGGCGGGCTGCCGATCGGCGCCTACGGCGGACGGAAGCATGTCATGGAGCAGGTCGCTCCGCTCGGTCCGGCCTATCAGGCAGGCACGATGGCAGGCAACCCTGCCTCGATCTCGGCAGGCATCGCTTGCCTGGAGGTGCTCTCCGAGCCCGGCGTCTACGAGCGCATGGAGGAGCTGACCGTCCGCTTGACGGAAGGCATTCAGGAAGGAGCCGATCGTTACGGCATTCCGCTCACGATCAACCGGATTCGCGGATCGTTCTCGACGCATTTCTGCGATCATCCGGTGACGAACTACGACGAAGCGCAAGACACGGACAGCGAGGCCTTCGCCGCCTTCTTCCGCCATATGCTCGACCAGGGCATCTGCCTCGCGCCTTCGAAGTATGAGGCCTGGTTCCTGACGACGGCGCATACCGGCGAAGACATCGAGCGCACCGTGGAGGCAGCGCATGAATCGTTCCGCCGCATGAAGCTCTGA
- a CDS encoding PLP-dependent aminotransferase family protein, giving the protein MFNDFKLVDGRPASVQVKDYIKELIYKGILRADQKLPSTREFASLWQLSRNTVMTAYRELEDEGLIHSVAGKGSYVAQEVVPAVDGARLEWKDMIGACARTAEELDLMKHGVRWEKGMISFTSIAPDEKLFDLDNVKRAFLDRMSLEGEILLNYGYAKGYKPLIDYLMRYMETKGVDLTGKDLLVTNGFTEGLDLVLSAVHKPHRRVLCENPTHHTALKLFKMHGMEITGIPMQEDGLELEELERALVRQSFDLAYLIPSYHNPTGIVMSPEKRMEALRLFGDYRIPVIEDGFNEELRYSGSHVAPLIACGGSGNNVVYIGSYSKVLFPGIRVGWVLADRELIDYLESMKRARSIHTSTLDQAILFQYLHNGNFEKYIKRARNAYKRKYELAVQWCREHIPFARLSGYGGLHLFIELHESLAARDVLSACVRQGVVFTPGDIFHTDGSGANTFRLGFSRVSEGELEAGIATIGQMVRQLMGEGTGCRR; this is encoded by the coding sequence ATGTTCAACGATTTCAAGCTCGTAGATGGACGTCCTGCTTCCGTTCAGGTGAAGGACTATATCAAGGAGTTGATTTATAAAGGAATTTTGCGCGCCGATCAGAAGCTCCCTTCGACCCGCGAGTTCGCCTCCTTATGGCAATTGAGCCGCAACACGGTCATGACGGCGTACCGGGAGCTGGAGGACGAGGGACTGATCCATTCCGTGGCGGGCAAAGGCAGCTATGTCGCGCAAGAGGTCGTGCCGGCCGTGGACGGCGCGCGGCTGGAATGGAAGGACATGATCGGGGCGTGCGCCCGCACGGCCGAGGAGCTCGATCTGATGAAGCACGGCGTTCGCTGGGAGAAGGGGATGATTTCCTTCACGAGCATTGCCCCGGACGAGAAGCTGTTCGATCTGGATAATGTGAAGCGGGCCTTTCTCGATCGGATGTCGCTCGAAGGCGAGATTCTGCTGAACTACGGCTACGCGAAAGGCTACAAGCCGTTAATCGACTACCTGATGCGATATATGGAGACGAAGGGCGTGGATCTGACCGGCAAAGATCTGCTGGTGACGAACGGCTTTACCGAAGGGCTCGACCTTGTCCTCTCGGCCGTGCACAAGCCGCACCGGCGTGTGCTGTGCGAAAACCCGACTCATCATACGGCGCTCAAGCTGTTCAAGATGCACGGCATGGAGATCACGGGAATCCCCATGCAGGAGGACGGACTCGAGCTTGAGGAGTTGGAGCGGGCGTTGGTCCGGCAGTCCTTCGATCTGGCCTACCTGATTCCGTCCTATCATAATCCGACCGGCATCGTCATGTCCCCGGAGAAGCGGATGGAGGCCTTGCGCCTGTTCGGCGATTACCGTATTCCGGTCATCGAGGACGGCTTCAACGAGGAGCTGCGCTATTCCGGGTCGCATGTCGCCCCGCTCATTGCCTGCGGCGGCAGCGGGAACAACGTGGTCTATATCGGCAGCTATTCCAAGGTGCTGTTCCCGGGGATTCGCGTTGGCTGGGTGCTGGCGGATCGGGAGCTCATCGATTATTTGGAGAGCATGAAGCGGGCGCGGAGCATTCATACGTCTACGCTCGATCAAGCGATTTTATTTCAATATTTGCATAACGGCAATTTCGAAAAGTATATCAAACGGGCCCGCAATGCTTACAAGCGCAAATATGAGCTGGCCGTTCAATGGTGCCGGGAGCATATTCCGTTCGCCAGGCTGAGCGGCTACGGAGGACTGCACTTATTCATTGAACTGCACGAATCGTTGGCCGCGCGCGATGTGCTCAGCGCATGTGTGCGGCAGGGCGTTGTCTTTACGCCTGGCGATATTTTTCATACCGATGGTTCCGGGGCCAATACGTTCCGGCTCGGCTTCTCGCGCGTCTCGGAAGGAGAATTGGAGGCAGGTATCGCGACGATAGGCCAGATGGTCAGGCAGCTCATGGGGGAGGGAACCGGATGCAGGCGATAA
- a CDS encoding WcbI family polysaccharide biosynthesis putative acetyltransferase, which translates to MKKCIVFANCHGIPIRKYLTSSATFCQLYELVEVPMIQVCNQATGIGDHLLSQCDLFIYMRTSDAFGPYLSTDYILTRLPDHCIRISIGNAYFMSYYPQFIPDNKEPLFAYADQNVIRLLQAGASKEMIIAALSEENYYSAPFLQQYHHDFMLNLRSRESGIDIPLADFIEQNFRKDHLFATICHPRFQIIRYLAMSILERLHISGQEIAHIVHDTAFLDLIHPIYPSVIKHLGLSFVRPEDRVYTLGGDILTFPEYIARYVDYHAQAMRGS; encoded by the coding sequence ATGAAGAAATGCATTGTGTTCGCCAACTGCCATGGCATTCCGATTCGCAAATATTTGACTTCGTCGGCGACGTTCTGTCAACTTTACGAATTGGTAGAGGTGCCGATGATCCAAGTATGCAATCAGGCCACCGGCATCGGCGATCACCTGCTGAGCCAATGCGATCTGTTCATCTATATGAGAACGAGCGATGCCTTCGGGCCTTATCTGTCCACCGACTATATATTGACCCGACTGCCGGATCACTGCATCCGTATCAGCATCGGCAATGCTTATTTCATGTCCTATTATCCGCAATTCATTCCGGACAATAAGGAGCCGCTATTCGCCTATGCGGATCAGAATGTCATCCGCTTGCTCCAAGCGGGAGCAAGCAAAGAGATGATTATTGCTGCCTTATCTGAAGAGAATTACTATTCGGCTCCGTTCTTGCAGCAATATCATCATGATTTCATGCTCAACCTGCGGAGCCGGGAATCGGGAATCGATATTCCTCTGGCCGATTTCATCGAACAGAACTTCCGGAAGGATCATTTATTCGCCACGATATGCCATCCGCGGTTCCAGATTATCCGGTACTTGGCGATGAGCATTTTGGAGCGGCTTCATATTTCCGGCCAGGAGATAGCGCATATCGTTCACGACACGGCCTTCCTCGATCTGATTCACCCGATATACCCGAGCGTCATCAAGCATCTGGGGCTGAGCTTCGTGCGGCCGGAGGACCGGGTGTACACCTTGGGCGGAGACATTCTGACCTTCCCGGAATATATTGCGCGGTATGTCGATTATCATGCGCAGGCGATGAGAGGGAGCTAG